A section of the Primulina eburnea isolate SZY01 chromosome 1, ASM2296580v1, whole genome shotgun sequence genome encodes:
- the LOC140805474 gene encoding uncharacterized protein has translation MVSKTRDRMKTAQSRQKSYAGQRRQNLEFTVGDHVFVKIAPMKGVIRFDKKGKLSPKFIRPFEILERVGALVYRVALPPNLAGVHNVLHLSLLSKYMSNPSHVLNFEPLQLTPNLSYEERPTQILDNQETMLRNKVIKMVKVKWLIHSEEEAT, from the coding sequence ATGGTCTCCAAGACCCGagatagaatgaagactgcgcagagtcgacagaaaagttaTGCCGGCCAAAGGAGACAAAACCTCGAGTTTACAGTcggcgatcatgtttttgttaagatagcacctatgaaaggtgttataAGATTTGACAAGAAAGGAAAACTCAGTCCAAAGTTTATAAGGCCATTTGAGATACTGGAGAGAGTGGGAGCATTAGTATATCGAGTGGCGTTGCCACCTAATCTAGCAGGAGTTCACAATGTCTTACACCTATCGTTGCTCAGCAAATACATgtcaaatccttcgcatgtacTCAATTTTGAGCCACTACAACTTACACCGAATCTGTCCTACGAggagagacctactcaaatctTGGACAATCAAGAAACAATGCTGCGGAACAAGGTCATAaaaatggtcaaagtcaagtggttGATTCACTCAGAGGAAGAAGCCACTTAG